The DNA region ATTGTAGATGCACAAGGCAGAGCGGCCACTTTTACAGGGGATGCCTGTTACGAATGGGCCGGGGGTCAAACAGGTCCAAACTACGCTGCACAAGGTAATATTCTGGTGGGCAGAGAAACCGTGGAAGCCATGGGGCAAACCTTTGAACAATCCCAAGGTTCGCTGGCGGAGCGGCTGCTTCAAGCCCTTGAAGCGGGGCAAAGAGCTGGCGGTGACAAGCGCGGGCAACAGTCTGCAGCCTTGCTGGTGGTAAAGGAAAAAGGCGGCTATGCCGGGTTTAACGACCGGGCCATTGATCTGCGCGTGGATGATCATCCTGAACCAATCAAAGAACTGTTCCGCTTGTACCATTTGCATCAGTTGTATTTTAACAAGCCTAAGCCAGAGGATATTGTTCCCATTGAGGGTGAAATACGTGAAGGGTTGCTGAACGGCTTAAGGCGTTTGGGCTACCTTAAACCGGAAGCGCGTGATTCCGATGCGGAGCTTTTCCAGGCGCTGACCGCCTTTATTCATACGGAAAACTTTGAAGCAAGGGAGCAGGAGAGAGGTAAAATTGATTTGGCGGTATACCGTTATTTACTGAGAAAAGCGGATGCATAGTTTTCAAAGTGTTTTATTGTTTAATATAAAACAGATAAAATGGAATTAAGATGGTGTCCGGCGTTGTTTCTGCTAAGCACAGAAATTGCCAGAGGCACTGTTGATGAGGTGAGATCCCCTTGTTGAGCTGAGCGGAGCAGAGCACTTTGAACAAGGGGGTATTTTTTTATGTATCAAGCAGAACCGTTTAGGATCAAAATGGTGGAACCAATTCGCCTTTTGCCCAGAGAAGTACGGATACAGAAGATGGAGGAGGCTGGGTACAATCCTTTCGCCTTACAGTCGGCTGATGTGTTTATTGATCTGTTGACCGACAGCGGGACTGGCGCGATGAGTGACCGGCAATGGGCAGCGTTGATGAGGGGAGATGAAGCTTATGCCGGCAGCCGCAGTTACCAGCACTTAAAGGAAGTGAGCCAACAGCTGTTTGGACACCGTTATATTTTGCCTGTCCACCAGGGCCGGGGAGCGGAACAAGTGTTGTTTCCCTTGTTAATCAACGAGGCTAAGCCGTTGGTGTTGGGCAATATGCACTTTGATACCACCCGTGCTCACATTCAATTGGCTGGCGGGGAAGGCATCGACTTGGTGATTGAGGAGGCCTACCAGAGCGCGAACCCTCATCCGTTTAAGGGTAACATTGATCTCACCCAGTTATCCGCCTATCTGGAAAAAGAAGGTGACCGTGTGGCCATGATCATTATGACCGTCACCTGCAATGGGGCGGGTGGGCAGCCTGTTTCCATGGCCAACCTGAAGGAGGCTTATCAGCTAGCCCGGAAGTATCATGTTCCGCTTATTTTGGATGCGGCCCGCTTTGCTGAAAACGCCTATTTTATCCGCCAGCGTGAAGAAGGGTATACTCACAAAACCATCGCGGAAATTGTGAGGGAAATGTTCCGCTATTGTGATGGGTTTACCATGAGTGCTAAAAAGGACGGATTGGTCAATATCGGCGGTTTACTGGGCATTAAGGAGAACGAGGAGTGGGCTTTAGAGTGCCAAGCCAGGCTGGTCGCCTATGAGGGGTTTCCCACCTATGGCGGTTTGGCCGGGCGGGATATGGAAGCCTTGGCCGTGGGCCTGACCGAGGTGATCGAACCGGAATATCTTGAACAGCGGATCGGACAGGTGAGGCGCTTAGGTGAGGATTTAATCAAGCGAGGGATTCCTATTCAGCAGCCGGTGGGGGGCCATGCGCTCTTTGTTGATGCGGGTCAGGTGTATCCCCACATTCCCAAGGACCAGTTTCCGGCCCAGGTCCTGGCTTTCCAGTTGTATATGGCAGCGGGTGTCCGGGGAGTGGAAATTGGCTCTTTACTTTACGGCCGCCACCCTCAAACCGGGGCAGATGGATGCTCACCGGTGGAGTTTTTACGTCTGGCCATCCCCAGGCGCACGTATACGGATAACCACATGCGCGTGGTGGCTGAGGGTCTGTCAGCAGTGATGGAAGAAGCCGGGCAGCACAAGGGGTTACAGTTGGAATATGAAGCCCCCATTCTGCGCCATTTTACAGCCCGGTTAAAGCCCGTTTCTTTATGATGATAGACAAAACCTGAGCTGCTATGATAGATTGACAGATAGTAATAATTTATAGAAGGAACAACTTTACTTGGAGAGAAAGGGGCTGTCAAATGGGAGAAAGTCTACAGGCCACCGAACAAAGCAGTAAACAATACACGCAACCTGCACCGGATCAGACGACTAGCCCCAACCAGCCTACTTACCGTTTTGTGGTGCTGGTGGTGATGGTGGGTATTGCCGGCTTTTCCCAGGGCATGTTGTTGCCTGTCCTGGCCGTGATGTTGGAGGGCATCGGTGTCCCTCCGGCGCTTAACGGATTGAATGCCGCCGCCCTGTACATTGGTATTCTGCTGGCCTCGCCTTTCATTGAAGCACCGGTGCGCAAATATGGCTACAAACCGGTGATTGTGACCGGATTAACGCTGGTGTTGGTTTCTATTATTCTATTTCCTTTTTGGCAAGTGTTTTGGTTCTGGTTCATGCTGCGGGTCATTGTCGGCATGGGAGACAATATGATTCACTTTGCCACTCAAGTGTGGATCACCTCCACCAGCCCGCCTGAGAAAAGGGGACGCCAGATTGCCATTTATGGCTTGGCCTTTGGATTGGGATTTGGCATCGGCCCCTTGATGATGCACCTGTTAACCATTAATGAACTGTTGCCTTTTGTTGTGGCGACGGTCACCAATGTTTTAGCCTGGCTGATGCTCATCACGCTGCGCAATGAGCGGCCGGAGTCCCATGTAGAAACCGCATCCGGTCTTGGGACTTGGCAGCGTTATCGCATTGTGTTTAAGCGTTGTTGGTTTGCGTTGTTGCCTTGTTTTGGGTATGGGTTTTTGGAGGCTGCGCTGCATGGCAACTTTCCGGTTTATGCTTTGCGGTCGGGGATAGATATTAGCTGGAGCGCGATCCTCCTGACTTCGTTTGTAGCTGGCAGTCTAATCACACAATTGCCGCTAGGAATTTTAAGCGACCGTATTGGGCGCCGTCGCTTGCTGTTGATCGTCACCGGAACGGGGGCGTTAACATTTATCAGTTCGGTGCTTGTAGAACATAATATGTGGTTGCTGCTGGGCACTTTTGCCATTACGGGTGCCCTGATTGGCTCCTTGTTCTCACTGGGCATTGCCTATCTGGCTGATCTGTTGCCCAAAAGTCTTTTACCCACGGCCAATGTGCTGGCTGGCATTTGTTTTGCTATAGGCAGCATTGTCGGTCCGCTCGTTGGGGGATTATTCATTCAGTGGTTTGCCAAGGGCAGTCTGTACTATGCGATTGGGGGCATGCTGTTGTTTATCTTCATCAGCGGTCTGGGATTCAAGGAGCAAAGGAGGTTCACCTGATGCAGGCAAGCGGTATGATCAAGGGTTTGAGCCATGAATACGGGGATCCCATTCAATACTATTTGGCCTTGGGGGAGGGGACTCTTCCCCTGAACCAAGTGTTGGGGGAAGCGCTTCGCCTTCAGTTTACAGGTGAAATAGAGTGTGTCTATTGCGGGCGTAAAATTAAAAAAACGTATAACCATGGTTCGTGCTATGTCTGTTTTAAAAAGCGGCCTGAAAATGATTTGTGCATTGTCAAGCCCAGCCTGTGCCATTTTGAAGAAGGGACATGCCGCGATGCGGCGTTTGGAGAACAGCACTGCATGATCCCCCATTATGTCTATTTGGCTGTAAGCAGTGACGTGAAAGTGGGGTTAACCCGTAAGAACAATGAGCTGAAGCGTTGGGCTGATCAGGGAGCCATCAAAGCCATCCCCATTGCCGAAGTCCCTAACCGCAAAACAGCGGGAGAGCTGGAAGAGGCCCTGGCTGATTATTTGCCGGATAAAACAAACTGGCGCAAAATGCTCAAGGGTGAAATTAACGATGTGGATCTCAAGCAGGTCCGGGACGAAGTGTTAAGGCTTGTGCCGGAGTCTTTTAGGCATTATATCCTGACTGAAGAGGAAATTGTCCAATTGACCTATCCCGTTCTGGAAGAAGTGGGTCAAATCAAATCTTACAATTTGGACAAGCAGCCTCAGATTGAGGACCGGCTGATCGGCATTAAAGGCCAGTACCTGCTGTTTGCTGGGGGCGTGATTAATATCAAGAAGTACTGTGGGTATCATGTGCATGTGAAGGTTGTCTAAACAGGAGGGATACGATGATTTATGAGCTGAAAATAAGGTTAAAAGGATCCAGACCACCAGCGTGGTGTCGTATACTGGTAGACCGGGAGATCACCTTTGCCCAGTTACATCATATCATGCAACTAGTGATTGACCCTGATGACATCCATTTACACCAGTTTGAAGTGCGGCATATTCCTGAGTCCAAATGGGAGCAACTTGAAAGCAAGTTTGACAGACAGGATGATGATTGGCTTGGTTCACTTCCCCCTGGTGGGGATAAGGTGCTGATTGGCAGTCAGGAGATCAAGGGAATTGATTTGTTCGGACAGACTCTCGTGTTGGATGAAAAACAGGAAAAGCTGGGAGAATGGCTGCCAGAAGTGGGAGACACTTGTGTCTACACCTATGATTTTGGTCTGGGGTGGCAATATGTACTGGAAGTCAAAGCTGTTCTGGCTCCACAAAGGAAAAAGGTCTATCCATACTGCACGAAGGCCAAATGGCTTCCTGAAAAGGACAAGACGGCCAATCTGCAGTGGCAGAAAAAGTTGAACAGGACTTTTGCCCAATGGGAAAAAGATTTAAACAGTCCCCAATTTCTACTGCAAAAGGCCCAAATGTCTTCAGATTCCTCATGGCCGGACAGAACTGCCCAGACAGCGGAGGCAGATGAACAGGATCTTATCTGGCGCCAGCTGTTTGAAGCGGCTAATCAGTATAAGGCGCTGGCCCCATGGCAATGGATGTCTGATTTAGATAATTTCGCTATCGTGGACGGACAAACGGGACAGACGGGTTACTGTTGTGTGTTAGGTGAGGGCGCTGGTGTGTTTGGTTTCCTTGTATTATTGGGTGACCAAGGTTTGCGTTCGCTGATTGTCATCCAACACGAACTCGATTCAGAGTTGGATCTGTTTCTGATGCAAAGAGGTCTGATACTTTCTTTTGAAAACCGCAACAAGTTGACTGACCCTGATTACCAGTTGATCAAAAGGTTGGGGTTCAAATACAGGGGAAGGCATCAATGGCCGGTATTCAGAGATTACACACCTGGATTTGTCCCCTGGTACATCAATGAAGATGACGCCCGGCTTATGACCCGGGTCTTACACCAGGCCATCCACGTTTGCCAACGGGTTAAAGAATATCCAGTCTTGTTAGACACACCAAAGAACACCATGTTTGCCCGTTTATCTGTTAAAGAGGGAGAAAGCTGGGTCTGGCAGGATGGCACTGTGGATGTTAGTGTGAACTTAGGGACGTTAGAAGAAGCGTACCGCCAGACCTTGGTGCAAAAAGCACAGGACCGCTTGGATCAGATCGCTTGGCAGAGGGTGCGCAAACGTTATCAACGGCGAAAGCACAAACTGATTTGCCATGTTGATTATATGCCCACACCTGTGCAGGAGCGCAAAGGGGAGCGTCCCTATTTGCCCACTTTGTCGTTGTTTCTTGATGGGAAAAATGGAATGATTATCAGCTATGCCTTAGCTCACCACGATGATGAACTTGAGAAGTTGCACGCAGAATTATACCGTTTAATTGAGCGATTGGGTTATATTCCTGACACGATTCTGGTCGGTGGAGATAAGGCTTATGCCTACTTACAACCTGTTTGCCAACTGCTAAGGATTAAATTAGAAAAGCGGTATCTGCCTGTGCTGCAAGAGGTGAAATCGTTGATCGCAGAATTTAATCCTCATTTGTTTTCCAACTAATCCCATACGCCTTCAACTTCTTATATAAGGTTGCCCGGGAAATGCCCAGTTTTTTGGCTGCAGCACTTTTGTTGCCGTATGTTTCTTGCAAGGCTTGTTCAATGCGCTGTTTTTCCAATGCTGCTTTCTCTGCTTGCAACGGATGTTGGTTGACGGTGGCAAGATGTGTCATTGGTTTGGTTACCAAGGCGGATGGACGGCCGGCTTTGGTTTCGGCGACAGGAAACAGGCGGCGGACATCCTCTTGGTTGATTTGGTTACCGTCTGTCAAAATAATCAAGCGCTCCACCACATTGCGCAGCTGGCGGATGTTGCCTGGCCAGTGGTACTGGAGAAACAGGGCTATCACCTGGCTGTCCAAAGAAGGGGTTGGCTTCTGGTACTTGGCCGCAAATTCATTGACGAACATTTGCACCAGCTCCGGGATATCTTCCAGCCGCTCGCGAAGGGGAGGGATAGACAGCGACACCACATTGAGGCGGTAATACAAGTCTTCCCTGAAAGAGCCTTCAGCTACCATTTGCTCCAGGTTGCGGTTAGAGGCAGCCAGTACCCGGATGTTAACGGGAATGGGTTTCGTTCCCCCAATACGGTACACTTCCCGCTCTTGCAAAACGCGCAACAGCTTCACTTGCATCTCCATGGGCAGTTCCCCAACTTCGTCCAAAAAGAGTGTCCCGCCATTGGCCAACTCTATCTTCCCTTTTTTTCCTTCTTTTGTTGCCCCGGTAAATGCCCCTGCTTCGTAGCCGAACAATTCACTTTCAAACAAGGCAAGAGGGATGGCGCCGCAATTGATGGGCACAAAGGGCTTATGATGGCGCAGGCTGGCTTCATGGATGGCCCGGGCAAAAAGTTCTTTGCCCACGCCGCTTTCCCCAGTAATCAGTACCGTGGCATCGGTTTTGGCTACCTTCATTGCCAGCTGGATGGCCTCCTGAATGGCACGGCTTTTTCCTTTGATCCGTGAAAAGGGGCTTTCCGCATGGTTTTGAGAAACCGCGCTTTTGAGTTGATCAAGCTGCAGGGAAGCGTCAGACAACTCCTCATTTAACTTCACCAGTTGGGAGATGTCCTGTTCCACAGCAATCGCCCCGATTAAGCGTCCCTCGTCATCATATACAGGCGCGGAATTAATTAAAACATGTTTATCCGGGCGGGGACGGTGGTAAATACTTCTTACCGGCTGTTCTGTTTCCAGCATTTTGAGCACCACCAGATCCTCTTGGCGGAAGAAATCTTTAATCTTTCTGCCAATAATCTCTTCCTGTTTGATTTGATAGGTTCGTTCCGCCGCCATATTCCAAAATAATACCTCCCCCTCCACATTGACCATGGTAATCGCTTCATTGCTTGTGTACTTTAACACTTCTAAAAAATAACGGGCCTGCTTGTCCATGCGTGGATCCATGTTGCTCGCCTTCCTTTCAGCCGTATAACAGCAAAATGTCTCATAAATTAACACAATGTATACAAAAATGTAAACAAATTAAACACCATATGTCAATAAGTAAATACAAAAGTGGTGGCAGATCATAGGATTTTGACACTTTGGTGAACCTAATAAAGCTGGCATGTATTTTGCAAATAAAAGAGTGAAAGTTTTTTTAACATCCAGACATGGGGCGGTGATGATCATACCTCCCCATTGGCGGAAAAGGAGGGGACAACATGGAACAAGCGCTGAAAAACTTTTTCCTGTTTATGGCCAAAAACAAAACATTTAATCGGTTGGCCAAAAAATATGGTTTGGCTTTGGGGGCCCGCCGTTTCGTGGCCGGGGAAACCTTGCAGGACGCCCTCGGCGTGGTTCGCGAGCTCAATGACAAAGGCTTAATGGCCACCGTGGATCATTTGGGGGAATTTGTCTTACATGAACAGGAAGCCAATGAAATGGCTGAGCATTGTATTGCTGCCCTGGAAGGGATGGCCCGGGAAAAACTGGACTGTAATCTCTCCCTTAAACTGACATCCATGGGGTTAGATATATCCAAAGAGTTATGTTTGGCCAACATGCGCCGCATTATGGATGTGGCTCAGAAGCTGGGCATCTTTGTGCGCATCGATATGGAAGATTACGCCCATCTGGAAGACACCCTGGACATCTTCAAAACTTTGCGCCAAACCTATGACAACGTGGGTACGGTAATCCAGGCCTACTTATATCGCAGTGCAGATGACGTAGAGGACCTGGCGCGGTTGAACTCCAATTTACGCTTGGTGAAGGGAGCCTATAAAGAGTCTCCTGAAGTTGCTTATCCCGATAAACGGGACGTGGATGAAAACTTCAAAAAACTGATTCGCCTGCAGTTGGAAAATGGCTGTTACGCTGCTGTCGCCACACATGACGAGGAGATTATCGAGTTTACCAAACAATGG from Caldalkalibacillus thermarum includes:
- a CDS encoding DUF1028 domain-containing protein, which translates into the protein MQLTKDSKHLVATFSIVGFDPETQELGIAVQSKFLGVGAVVPWAKAGVGAIATQSFANTSYGPKGLALLESGLSAQETLDKLVAEDEGRMMRQVGIVDAQGRAATFTGDACYEWAGGQTGPNYAAQGNILVGRETVEAMGQTFEQSQGSLAERLLQALEAGQRAGGDKRGQQSAALLVVKEKGGYAGFNDRAIDLRVDDHPEPIKELFRLYHLHQLYFNKPKPEDIVPIEGEIREGLLNGLRRLGYLKPEARDSDAELFQALTAFIHTENFEAREQERGKIDLAVYRYLLRKADA
- a CDS encoding tryptophanase, yielding MYQAEPFRIKMVEPIRLLPREVRIQKMEEAGYNPFALQSADVFIDLLTDSGTGAMSDRQWAALMRGDEAYAGSRSYQHLKEVSQQLFGHRYILPVHQGRGAEQVLFPLLINEAKPLVLGNMHFDTTRAHIQLAGGEGIDLVIEEAYQSANPHPFKGNIDLTQLSAYLEKEGDRVAMIIMTVTCNGAGGQPVSMANLKEAYQLARKYHVPLILDAARFAENAYFIRQREEGYTHKTIAEIVREMFRYCDGFTMSAKKDGLVNIGGLLGIKENEEWALECQARLVAYEGFPTYGGLAGRDMEALAVGLTEVIEPEYLEQRIGQVRRLGEDLIKRGIPIQQPVGGHALFVDAGQVYPHIPKDQFPAQVLAFQLYMAAGVRGVEIGSLLYGRHPQTGADGCSPVEFLRLAIPRRTYTDNHMRVVAEGLSAVMEEAGQHKGLQLEYEAPILRHFTARLKPVSL
- a CDS encoding MFS transporter — protein: MGESLQATEQSSKQYTQPAPDQTTSPNQPTYRFVVLVVMVGIAGFSQGMLLPVLAVMLEGIGVPPALNGLNAAALYIGILLASPFIEAPVRKYGYKPVIVTGLTLVLVSIILFPFWQVFWFWFMLRVIVGMGDNMIHFATQVWITSTSPPEKRGRQIAIYGLAFGLGFGIGPLMMHLLTINELLPFVVATVTNVLAWLMLITLRNERPESHVETASGLGTWQRYRIVFKRCWFALLPCFGYGFLEAALHGNFPVYALRSGIDISWSAILLTSFVAGSLITQLPLGILSDRIGRRRLLLIVTGTGALTFISSVLVEHNMWLLLGTFAITGALIGSLFSLGIAYLADLLPKSLLPTANVLAGICFAIGSIVGPLVGGLFIQWFAKGSLYYAIGGMLLFIFISGLGFKEQRRFT
- a CDS encoding DUF2797 domain-containing protein; the protein is MQASGMIKGLSHEYGDPIQYYLALGEGTLPLNQVLGEALRLQFTGEIECVYCGRKIKKTYNHGSCYVCFKKRPENDLCIVKPSLCHFEEGTCRDAAFGEQHCMIPHYVYLAVSSDVKVGLTRKNNELKRWADQGAIKAIPIAEVPNRKTAGELEEALADYLPDKTNWRKMLKGEINDVDLKQVRDEVLRLVPESFRHYILTEEEIVQLTYPVLEEVGQIKSYNLDKQPQIEDRLIGIKGQYLLFAGGVINIKKYCGYHVHVKVV
- a CDS encoding plasmid pRiA4b ORF-3 family protein — its product is MIYELKIRLKGSRPPAWCRILVDREITFAQLHHIMQLVIDPDDIHLHQFEVRHIPESKWEQLESKFDRQDDDWLGSLPPGGDKVLIGSQEIKGIDLFGQTLVLDEKQEKLGEWLPEVGDTCVYTYDFGLGWQYVLEVKAVLAPQRKKVYPYCTKAKWLPEKDKTANLQWQKKLNRTFAQWEKDLNSPQFLLQKAQMSSDSSWPDRTAQTAEADEQDLIWRQLFEAANQYKALAPWQWMSDLDNFAIVDGQTGQTGYCCVLGEGAGVFGFLVLLGDQGLRSLIVIQHELDSELDLFLMQRGLILSFENRNKLTDPDYQLIKRLGFKYRGRHQWPVFRDYTPGFVPWYINEDDARLMTRVLHQAIHVCQRVKEYPVLLDTPKNTMFARLSVKEGESWVWQDGTVDVSVNLGTLEEAYRQTLVQKAQDRLDQIAWQRVRKRYQRRKHKLICHVDYMPTPVQERKGERPYLPTLSLFLDGKNGMIISYALAHHDDELEKLHAELYRLIERLGYIPDTILVGGDKAYAYLQPVCQLLRIKLEKRYLPVLQEVKSLIAEFNPHLFSN
- a CDS encoding sigma-54 interaction domain-containing protein, whose amino-acid sequence is MDPRMDKQARYFLEVLKYTSNEAITMVNVEGEVLFWNMAAERTYQIKQEEIIGRKIKDFFRQEDLVVLKMLETEQPVRSIYHRPRPDKHVLINSAPVYDDEGRLIGAIAVEQDISQLVKLNEELSDASLQLDQLKSAVSQNHAESPFSRIKGKSRAIQEAIQLAMKVAKTDATVLITGESGVGKELFARAIHEASLRHHKPFVPINCGAIPLALFESELFGYEAGAFTGATKEGKKGKIELANGGTLFLDEVGELPMEMQVKLLRVLQEREVYRIGGTKPIPVNIRVLAASNRNLEQMVAEGSFREDLYYRLNVVSLSIPPLRERLEDIPELVQMFVNEFAAKYQKPTPSLDSQVIALFLQYHWPGNIRQLRNVVERLIILTDGNQINQEDVRRLFPVAETKAGRPSALVTKPMTHLATVNQHPLQAEKAALEKQRIEQALQETYGNKSAAAKKLGISRATLYKKLKAYGISWKTNED
- a CDS encoding proline dehydrogenase family protein, whose product is MEQALKNFFLFMAKNKTFNRLAKKYGLALGARRFVAGETLQDALGVVRELNDKGLMATVDHLGEFVLHEQEANEMAEHCIAALEGMAREKLDCNLSLKLTSMGLDISKELCLANMRRIMDVAQKLGIFVRIDMEDYAHLEDTLDIFKTLRQTYDNVGTVIQAYLYRSADDVEDLARLNSNLRLVKGAYKESPEVAYPDKRDVDENFKKLIRLQLENGCYAAVATHDEEIIEFTKQWVKENNIANDRFEFQMLYGIRSELQLRLVEEGYRVRVYVPYGNDWYGYFMRRLAERPANVAFVLKGMFKK